A genomic segment from Bacteroidota bacterium encodes:
- a CDS encoding 3'-5' exonuclease, translating to MIMNFAAIDFETATGQRHSACAVGIVSVRNGKIVDEYYSLIKPPDNYYSWRNTEVHGITARHTLNAPDFPELFPYIARRLQGVTVVAHNESFDRSVLMRTMEHYGMDYDKLLLTERWDCTLKIYRAKGFEPAKLNACCARLGIELNHHDALSDARACAKLYLRKDYV from the coding sequence ATTATCATGAATTTTGCCGCCATAGATTTCGAAACCGCCACCGGACAGCGCCACAGTGCGTGTGCTGTTGGAATTGTGTCGGTTCGGAACGGAAAAATCGTGGATGAATATTACTCACTTATCAAGCCTCCCGACAATTATTATTCCTGGCGAAATACCGAAGTGCACGGCATCACCGCCCGGCATACACTGAATGCACCCGATTTCCCGGAGCTTTTTCCTTACATTGCACGACGTCTGCAGGGAGTAACGGTCGTTGCACACAACGAATCGTTTGACCGCAGTGTGCTGATGCGAACCATGGAACATTACGGTATGGATTACGATAAACTATTGTTGACCGAACGCTGGGATTGCACTCTTAAAATCTACAGGGCTAAAGGCTTCGAACCGGCTAAGTTGAACGCCTGTTGCGCAAGGCTTGGCATAGAACTCAACCACCACGACGCACTTTCTGATGCGCGTGCCTGCGCAAAGTTATATCTGAGGAAAGACTACGTGTGA
- a CDS encoding DUF4384 domain-containing protein: protein MKRRLKYIFIFSLFTFHFSLFTVSAQSAKTVNKGVEKFAGEVAKTIKKSKLKQDSKIAITFFYFNSGFTDTIKTYLGVELSKIFAHDLKSEISENRLPYNILFPQGADNALNGLMLAYFTPPNKLADENRFYEDLLNNEQPDYFITARYTLSANCEELKIMNAEMVPNRYSEVAGGTSLPFENFTFNISNITERSELANLNYEIVLKPSWVDYSNRLTAYPEAEYVMAYQSEKSSSGTDNSQLTARLKDAAVNLINEQIARLINQFNASGTNSRTNVFNGLDVSLIHTAVYFDEKNRITHLFCYADKNDIGNYYSKLSEIKKQSVQSKISSAKLALTNSDKQGALNFYLECIPLLAQAEDAEIIVAALKPTAMNDEIPAFRKTVQDGIASLQQSGVSSVEDLATFIAACIKAQAGKLESKVNIVNFTFSDKGITSSFSAKLTSSLELKLPLVAGYTVSTAFILDEKNYSVGGTYWEAGNNLKVNCILKDSYGNIIGAAEALLPQSVLTADKLNWKPDNFDNAVISQDQMQQGIQDNGNLVVNMWTNKGNKNLVFKNGERMQITVKANKSCYVRIVDYTSTGDNFLLLDNMKITDEMINQNYTLPKTFECGEPFGAEVLQIFAQSEPFGPLQTKIVSGFNLITDDIAAINKTGRRAFKEVPEHAELKINLTSVEK, encoded by the coding sequence ATGAAAAGACGCCTGAAATACATATTTATTTTTTCACTCTTCACTTTTCACTTTTCACTCTTCACTGTTTCCGCTCAAAGCGCAAAAACCGTCAACAAAGGGGTTGAAAAATTCGCAGGTGAGGTAGCCAAAACGATAAAAAAATCGAAGTTAAAACAAGACAGTAAAATTGCAATTACATTTTTCTATTTTAATTCCGGCTTTACTGATACCATTAAGACCTATCTGGGCGTGGAGCTTTCGAAAATTTTTGCACATGATTTAAAATCTGAAATCAGCGAGAACAGACTTCCGTATAATATTCTATTTCCTCAGGGTGCGGATAACGCTTTAAACGGTTTGATGCTCGCGTATTTTACACCCCCGAACAAACTTGCCGACGAAAATCGCTTCTACGAAGATTTATTAAACAATGAACAACCCGATTACTTCATAACTGCCCGCTATACCTTGTCGGCCAACTGCGAAGAACTGAAAATAATGAATGCCGAAATGGTTCCTAATCGCTATTCAGAGGTTGCGGGTGGTACAAGCCTGCCGTTTGAAAATTTCACTTTCAATATTTCAAATATTACAGAACGCTCTGAGTTGGCTAATCTTAACTATGAGATTGTATTGAAGCCTTCCTGGGTTGATTATTCGAATCGGCTTACTGCATATCCGGAGGCTGAATACGTCATGGCATATCAGTCTGAAAAATCATCATCCGGTACAGACAATTCGCAATTAACCGCACGATTGAAAGATGCTGCTGTAAATCTGATAAATGAACAAATTGCCAGATTGATTAACCAATTCAATGCATCAGGAACGAATAGTCGTACGAATGTTTTTAACGGACTTGATGTTTCATTGATTCATACGGCAGTATATTTTGATGAAAAGAACAGAATCACTCACTTGTTTTGTTATGCAGATAAGAATGACATTGGAAATTATTATTCGAAGCTTTCAGAAATAAAAAAACAATCTGTTCAGAGTAAAATTTCATCGGCGAAGCTTGCGCTGACTAATTCCGATAAGCAAGGTGCTTTAAATTTTTATTTGGAATGTATACCATTGCTTGCTCAGGCTGAAGATGCTGAAATAATAGTTGCTGCGCTGAAACCGACAGCAATGAATGATGAGATTCCGGCATTCCGTAAAACGGTGCAAGACGGCATTGCCTCTTTGCAGCAATCGGGCGTTTCGTCTGTTGAAGACCTGGCGACATTTATTGCCGCCTGTATTAAAGCGCAGGCAGGAAAACTTGAATCAAAAGTAAATATTGTGAACTTTACATTTAGTGATAAAGGCATCACGAGTTCGTTTTCAGCAAAGCTCACTTCATCACTTGAACTCAAACTTCCTTTGGTAGCGGGCTATACCGTGAGTACTGCATTTATTCTGGATGAAAAAAATTACAGTGTGGGAGGGACTTACTGGGAGGCCGGAAATAATTTGAAAGTGAATTGTATTTTGAAGGATTCATACGGAAATATTATAGGTGCTGCCGAAGCTTTGTTGCCTCAAAGCGTTCTGACTGCTGATAAATTGAACTGGAAACCCGACAATTTTGATAATGCCGTTATCAGCCAGGACCAGATGCAGCAAGGCATTCAGGATAATGGTAATCTTGTGGTGAACATGTGGACAAACAAAGGGAATAAAAATCTGGTTTTTAAAAATGGCGAGCGTATGCAGATTACCGTAAAAGCAAACAAAAGTTGCTATGTACGGATTGTGGATTATACTTCTACAGGTGATAATTTTTTGCTGCTTGACAATATGAAAATCACCGATGAAATGATTAATCAAAATTATACGCTTCCTAAAACCTTTGAGTGCGGTGAGCCTTTCGGGGCTGAGGTTTTACAAATATTTGCACAATCGGAGCCATTCGGACCCCTGCAAACAAAGATTGTAAGCGGTTTCAATCTGATTACCGATGACATTGCCGCGATTAATAAAACAGGTCGGCGGGCGTTCAAAGAAGTACCTGAACATGCCGAACTGAAAATTAACCTGACGAGTGTGGAAAAATAA
- a CDS encoding caspase family protein, with amino-acid sequence MDVHTARIRKISTDEAAKVMLTVSTDKTAKLWDIQTGTLIRTYHIPIGSGIEGMLYAGALSPDGKIVALGGNTHDFIDKSHVIYLYDAESGTMLSRIKNLPGSICELRFSPDGKYLFSGLGGGYGVRIFETATWTTVKTIGYNYGSTYKIAIDKAGNFAVATWDGSVRIYDANFDLQFGANKIAGYKPFSLAYSPDGNLLAIGFDDSPKIQVYNPHTGELLYEPDISGASEDTNCLRVVSFSHDGQYLISGFSYRKNVDGQELKHIRIWPNKGKGKGLYKDYPTGKQHLMDIEPLPDNSFIFSTMQSEFGRMTLDGNKIFVKSLIFNNYNVKDKSCLKINANGSVIGITPEGKLPITYSVNDRLLSVKPFSEGSSFTDNYKGVSINNWRGSTETFINKGSNRFLGSDEECYATDISKDAKKIVFAASWDIYCTDTAGHKLWTEDIPASAHLINISDDDKTVVAAMADGTICWYSMEKRVFNRVASVVDTGLARKCGLMAGDIILSVNGVTFTSDNEFTNFIKPKKSYQFKVLRKNSELLITIDKTTDMFGFANIFKVMDRLLFKLFIYPENMGWILWSPDGFFDCSEGAENLIGWHVNQGQDKEPQYYQAGQFFEKFYVPGLGARILAGEDVTNSGVSFGNVKRPPRVHIVSDGKSSQSNKIESQQQQFAITVEVTDQGGGIDEVRLFQNGKLIEGSTRGFKEVSNIAGKKTYNYTINLLPGNNEIKATAFNSERTESTPDILNVVYNGVKAEANLYVLAVGINTYKNSKYSLKYAVPDADAFVASITENADKIFSSVQTKMIKNNDATKADILNAFKDLQSKILPQDVFVFYYAGHGVMTEGNGTAKDDYFLVLTDMVQMYADPEQLSPQCISSKELNELLVSIKAQKQLVILDACQSGGATEMFASRGAAEEKAMAQLARSAGIVVLAAAGMDQYATEFASLGHGVFTYSIVEGLKGSADGTNGDKKITVFELKAFLEDYVPELTKKYKGEAQYPTGYSKGQDFPIKVTGN; translated from the coding sequence ATGGACGTGCATACTGCCAGAATCAGGAAGATAAGCACTGATGAAGCCGCGAAAGTTATGCTTACCGTAAGTACGGATAAAACAGCGAAGCTTTGGGATATTCAAACGGGGACCTTAATCCGGACGTATCATATACCCATAGGTTCAGGAATTGAGGGTATGCTCTATGCCGGAGCGCTTTCTCCCGATGGAAAAATTGTTGCACTCGGCGGCAATACTCATGACTTTATTGATAAATCTCACGTAATTTATTTGTATGATGCCGAAAGCGGGACAATGCTTTCCCGTATTAAAAATCTGCCCGGTTCTATTTGTGAATTGCGTTTTTCGCCCGACGGAAAATATTTGTTTTCCGGTCTGGGAGGAGGTTATGGAGTCAGAATATTTGAAACAGCCACATGGACAACGGTGAAAACAATTGGATATAATTATGGCTCAACATACAAAATTGCAATTGACAAAGCGGGAAATTTCGCTGTTGCAACCTGGGATGGGTCTGTAAGAATCTATGATGCTAATTTTGATTTGCAGTTTGGCGCCAATAAAATAGCCGGTTACAAACCTTTTTCCTTGGCATATTCCCCCGATGGAAACTTACTGGCCATTGGCTTTGATGACTCACCAAAAATTCAAGTGTATAATCCGCATACGGGCGAATTGCTTTACGAACCCGATATTTCTGGTGCGTCAGAAGATACGAATTGCCTGAGAGTTGTGTCATTTTCTCATGATGGTCAATACCTCATCTCGGGCTTTTCTTACCGAAAAAATGTAGATGGTCAGGAATTGAAACACATCCGGATATGGCCGAATAAGGGTAAAGGAAAAGGCCTGTATAAGGATTATCCGACGGGCAAGCAACATCTGATGGATATTGAACCGCTGCCCGATAATTCTTTTATATTTAGTACCATGCAATCCGAATTTGGCCGGATGACTCTTGACGGCAATAAAATATTTGTAAAATCTCTCATATTCAATAATTACAACGTTAAGGATAAATCATGCCTGAAAATAAATGCGAATGGTTCTGTTATAGGAATTACACCTGAGGGCAAATTGCCCATTACATATTCTGTAAACGACCGCCTGCTTAGTGTCAAGCCTTTTTCAGAAGGGTCTTCTTTTACGGATAATTATAAGGGCGTTTCAATCAATAACTGGAGGGGATCTACAGAAACATTTATTAATAAAGGAAGCAATAGATTTTTAGGTTCAGATGAGGAATGTTATGCGACTGATATTTCAAAAGATGCAAAAAAAATTGTATTTGCCGCATCGTGGGATATTTATTGTACTGATACGGCTGGTCATAAATTGTGGACTGAAGACATTCCGGCATCTGCTCATCTGATTAATATCTCTGATGATGATAAAACCGTTGTTGCCGCAATGGCTGACGGAACAATTTGTTGGTACAGCATGGAAAAACGGGTGTTTAACCGGGTCGCGAGTGTTGTTGATACCGGTCTTGCCCGAAAATGCGGACTGATGGCAGGAGATATTATTCTAAGTGTGAATGGCGTGACATTTACAAGTGATAATGAATTCACAAATTTCATAAAACCAAAAAAATCATATCAGTTTAAAGTACTGCGAAAAAATAGTGAATTGTTAATCACGATTGATAAAACAACAGACATGTTCGGCTTTGCAAATATTTTCAAAGTCATGGATAGGTTGCTATTCAAGCTTTTCATTTATCCCGAGAACATGGGCTGGATATTGTGGTCGCCTGATGGTTTTTTCGATTGTTCAGAAGGTGCAGAAAACTTAATAGGCTGGCATGTTAATCAGGGGCAGGATAAAGAACCACAATATTATCAGGCAGGGCAGTTCTTTGAGAAATTCTATGTGCCTGGATTGGGTGCTCGAATTCTTGCAGGAGAGGATGTTACTAATTCCGGTGTGAGTTTCGGTAATGTTAAGCGACCTCCTCGTGTTCATATTGTCTCAGATGGCAAATCTTCGCAAAGCAACAAAATAGAATCACAGCAGCAACAGTTTGCCATAACTGTTGAAGTTACCGATCAGGGTGGCGGAATAGACGAAGTGCGGCTGTTTCAGAATGGAAAACTCATTGAAGGCAGCACACGCGGATTCAAAGAAGTGAGCAATATTGCCGGAAAGAAAACGTATAATTACACGATTAATCTGCTTCCGGGTAATAATGAAATTAAAGCAACCGCCTTTAACTCAGAGAGAACAGAATCCACTCCCGATATTTTAAATGTGGTATACAATGGCGTGAAAGCCGAAGCAAATTTATACGTACTAGCCGTGGGAATTAATACGTACAAAAATTCAAAATACAGTTTAAAGTATGCCGTTCCTGATGCTGATGCATTTGTTGCATCCATTACGGAAAATGCCGATAAAATATTTTCGTCGGTGCAAACAAAAATGATAAAGAATAACGATGCGACCAAAGCAGACATTCTGAATGCCTTTAAAGACCTGCAAAGCAAGATTCTTCCGCAAGACGTGTTTGTGTTTTATTATGCCGGTCATGGTGTAATGACCGAAGGCAACGGCACTGCCAAAGATGATTATTTCCTCGTTCTTACAGATATGGTTCAGATGTATGCCGACCCTGAGCAACTGAGCCCGCAGTGCATATCTTCGAAAGAATTAAATGAATTATTAGTGAGCATTAAAGCGCAAAAACAATTAGTGATATTGGATGCCTGTCAGAGCGGTGGTGCCACAGAAATGTTTGCATCACGCGGTGCGGCCGAAGAAAAAGCCATGGCGCAATTGGCCCGCAGCGCAGGAATAGTGGTCCTTGCAGCAGCAGGTATGGATCAGTATGCCACAGAATTTGCATCTTTAGGTCATGGTGTGTTCACGTATTCTATTGTAGAAGGACTGAAAGGCAGTGCCGACGGCACTAACGGCGACAAAAAAATTACAGTTTTTGAACTGAAAGCATTCCTCGAAGATTATGTTCCGGAACTTACAAAGAAATATAAAGGCGAAGCACAATATCCCACCGGATACAGCAAAGGACAGGACTTCCCGATTAAAGTAACAGGGAATTAG
- a CDS encoding caspase family protein — protein MTIQPLFKFLQISFLSLFTLHFSLFTAYSQKPELILPIGHTDIIRSMAYSPNGRYIATGSNDAFIKIWDAASCKLLKNLNVNGNVNSICFSPDGRYLLAVISDSSVMLWDFISGTVLHRLRGHHDEIETAVFSPDNGKYILTASRDSTAILWDVTTGRKLYTLENMLPFYLINYFSPDGKHIITAGIDNSLKVWETSTGKLVRSIGSFSQSIESASYSPDGKTIVTTANESPAILWNPETGDTSIMLGEEWYGAAFANFSPDGTKIITVNSSYKTLMFDVATGQMEHVIEDTTGYIETIIFSPKCPDDRAGGRYMLFLNSNDIATLYETSSCKIVQRFQGVGERTRHIAFSPDGKDILISADNSFDIWDAATGNHLGKPTASGSMLISATYSPDGKYIATVSFDKKLTLTDAESGRLLYCRYNIMPMLRVATFSPDSKYLAAACADSTAIIWETASGKLYHVLKAHTDAVFSVQFSPKCADDPAGGKYVLTASADKSAIKWQTSGGEELLRFSDNNDALLSAKFSYDGKFIVTSGRDSLATIWDAATGKIINKLKGHHSSIYTSAFSYDGKLIVTAGLDHTAMIWDAATGKKLFTLQGHTAEVHSAVFSPPCPDDPNGGKYIVTTGFDNSIIIWETATGKKLHQLNGHTEWILSTVFSSDCKHILTASGDKTVKLWEVSTGNLVKTFSGHEGPVLSAVFNPKGDLILSASGDSKLKFWDISTGTEVVTLLMLDSANWIALSPDGRFDGSKSGMEELYLTLELEVIPMDAFFEKYYTPNLLSRLLSGEKFEKPEVDFSNIKLPPVVKIISPLDNASFSSAEITITVEVTDRGGGIDEVRCYQNGKLIEGSARGFKPVALAGDKRILTYTLSLLPGQNEIKATAFNTERTEAIPDKINIYSDEGKLGSSLYVITIGINQYKNSKYNLNYAVTDADAFAEAISANSDKIFTSTVIKNIRDNDATKENILNAMNQLAAQANQEDVLIFYFAGHGVMSEESVEAKSDFFLVPYNVTQIYGDNQMLKLNAISSNELMDLLVNIKAQKQLVLLDACQSGGAIDQVAMRGAAEEKAMAQLARSAGVVVLAASGTQQYAAEFKDLGHGVFTYSIIDGLSGNADGGKRDGMITVTELKAWIEDQVPELTMQYRGEVQYPTGYIKGQDFPIKVIVK, from the coding sequence ATGACAATTCAACCACTTTTTAAATTTCTACAAATTTCTTTTCTGTCACTTTTCACTCTTCACTTTTCGCTCTTCACAGCCTATAGCCAGAAACCGGAACTGATACTTCCCATCGGTCATACCGATATTATCAGAAGTATGGCATATAGTCCCAACGGAAGATATATTGCGACCGGTTCAAACGATGCTTTCATAAAAATATGGGATGCCGCGAGCTGTAAGCTATTGAAGAATCTTAACGTTAATGGCAATGTAAATTCTATTTGTTTCAGTCCCGATGGAAGATATTTACTGGCGGTAATTTCTGATAGCAGCGTCATGCTCTGGGACTTTATTTCCGGAACAGTATTACATCGGTTGCGGGGACACCATGACGAAATTGAAACGGCCGTTTTTAGCCCTGACAATGGTAAATACATTCTTACTGCAAGTCGCGACAGCACTGCAATATTGTGGGATGTAACGACCGGTAGAAAGTTGTATACTCTAGAAAATATGCTGCCGTTCTATCTGATTAATTACTTCAGCCCCGACGGAAAACACATCATTACTGCGGGTATAGATAATTCACTAAAAGTCTGGGAAACGTCTACCGGAAAGCTTGTCAGAAGTATCGGGAGTTTCTCCCAATCGATAGAAAGTGCCTCATACAGTCCTGATGGCAAAACCATCGTAACTACAGCCAATGAAAGCCCTGCTATTTTATGGAATCCGGAAACAGGAGATACAAGTATAATGCTTGGTGAAGAATGGTATGGAGCCGCATTTGCCAATTTTAGCCCTGATGGAACAAAGATAATCACCGTAAATTCCAGCTACAAAACACTGATGTTTGATGTGGCTACCGGTCAAATGGAACATGTGATTGAAGATACTACGGGTTATATTGAAACCATCATTTTTAGCCCGAAATGCCCCGATGACCGGGCCGGCGGCCGGTACATGCTTTTCTTGAATTCTAATGATATTGCAACACTTTATGAGACATCAAGTTGTAAAATCGTGCAGCGTTTCCAAGGTGTGGGAGAACGAACGAGGCACATAGCATTCAGCCCCGACGGTAAGGATATTTTGATATCCGCTGATAACAGCTTTGATATCTGGGATGCCGCAACAGGAAATCATTTGGGAAAGCCGACCGCAAGCGGAAGTATGCTGATATCGGCTACGTACAGCCCCGATGGAAAATATATTGCAACCGTTTCTTTTGATAAAAAACTAACACTCACCGACGCCGAATCGGGAAGATTGCTTTATTGTCGCTACAACATTATGCCCATGCTGCGCGTTGCAACGTTCAGTCCTGACAGCAAATACCTCGCTGCAGCCTGCGCAGACAGCACAGCTATAATATGGGAAACCGCTTCCGGAAAATTGTATCACGTCCTGAAAGCACACACCGATGCCGTTTTCAGCGTTCAGTTCAGTCCTAAATGCGCAGATGACCCTGCTGGAGGAAAATATGTTCTTACAGCTTCGGCCGACAAATCCGCCATTAAATGGCAAACATCGGGTGGTGAAGAACTACTTCGATTTTCTGACAATAATGACGCATTGCTTTCAGCAAAATTTAGCTACGACGGGAAATTTATTGTCACTTCAGGCAGAGACAGCCTTGCAACAATATGGGATGCCGCTACAGGTAAAATAATAAATAAGCTGAAAGGGCATCATTCCAGTATTTACACTTCGGCTTTTAGCTATGACGGAAAACTCATCGTCACCGCAGGACTTGACCACACGGCCATGATATGGGACGCAGCAACGGGCAAAAAACTCTTTACACTTCAGGGGCATACCGCCGAAGTACATTCCGCCGTTTTCAGCCCACCTTGCCCTGATGATCCCAATGGCGGGAAATATATTGTCACAACCGGTTTCGACAACAGTATAATTATATGGGAAACCGCTACCGGAAAAAAACTTCATCAATTAAACGGTCATACCGAATGGATTTTATCTACCGTTTTTAGTTCGGACTGTAAACATATACTGACCGCAAGCGGAGATAAAACAGTTAAACTGTGGGAGGTTTCTACAGGAAACCTTGTTAAAACGTTTTCCGGACATGAAGGGCCTGTACTCTCTGCAGTATTCAACCCAAAGGGAGACCTGATATTAAGCGCTTCGGGCGACAGTAAATTGAAATTCTGGGATATTTCGACAGGCACTGAAGTTGTAACACTGCTTATGCTGGATTCGGCAAACTGGATTGCTTTGAGTCCCGACGGAAGGTTCGACGGCAGTAAAAGTGGCATGGAAGAGCTTTATCTTACATTGGAGTTGGAAGTAATTCCGATGGATGCTTTTTTTGAGAAATATTATACACCCAATTTGCTGTCGCGCTTGCTGAGCGGCGAAAAATTTGAAAAGCCGGAAGTCGATTTTTCAAACATTAAACTTCCGCCGGTGGTTAAAATAATATCACCCCTGGATAACGCCTCTTTTAGTTCAGCAGAAATTACAATTACCGTTGAAGTTACCGACAGAGGCGGTGGCATTGATGAAGTGCGCTGTTACCAGAATGGTAAACTTATTGAAGGCAGCGCACGCGGATTTAAACCGGTGGCCCTTGCCGGTGATAAGAGAATTCTGACTTATACACTTTCCTTACTGCCCGGTCAGAATGAAATAAAAGCAACAGCATTCAATACTGAAAGAACGGAAGCTATACCTGATAAAATCAATATTTACAGCGACGAAGGCAAACTTGGATCTTCCCTCTATGTTATCACCATCGGAATAAATCAATATAAAAATTCAAAATACAATCTTAATTATGCAGTTACTGATGCAGATGCTTTTGCTGAAGCTATTTCTGCCAATTCAGATAAAATTTTCACTTCCACCGTAATAAAAAATATTCGGGATAACGACGCTACAAAAGAAAACATTCTTAATGCCATGAATCAATTGGCTGCTCAAGCGAATCAGGAAGATGTATTAATCTTTTATTTTGCCGGGCATGGTGTAATGAGCGAAGAATCAGTAGAAGCAAAAAGCGATTTTTTTCTTGTGCCGTATAATGTAACCCAGATTTATGGTGACAATCAAATGCTGAAATTAAATGCAATTTCTTCAAATGAACTAATGGATCTTCTGGTAAATATCAAAGCACAAAAACAGCTCGTACTCCTTGATGCCTGCCAGAGTGGAGGTGCTATCGATCAGGTAGCTATGCGCGGTGCTGCTGAAGAAAAAGCGATGGCACAACTGGCACGCAGTGCCGGCGTTGTAGTACTTGCTGCCAGCGGCACACAGCAGTATGCTGCTGAATTTAAAGACCTCGGTCATGGCGTTTTCACCTATTCAATTATTGATGGGCTGTCGGGAAATGCCGACGGCGGGAAACGGGATGGCATGATTACCGTTACCGAACTTAAGGCCTGGATAGAAGATCAGGTTCCTGAGCTGACCATGCAATACCGGGGAGAAGTTCAATATCCTACCGGTTATATCAAAGGTCAGGATTTCCCGATAAAAGTGATTGTGAAATAG
- a CDS encoding LysM peptidoglycan-binding domain-containing protein, with amino-acid sequence MKHILTIIQFFALIFFVQFAEGQKTEFLKVQSEAAYPFMLYLPSDSIMKCHPPLIIFLHGRSLSGTDLNMVKRYGPLDAIERGRTINAVVAAPQVKKSQSWEPEKVITVLDYLKRKYTIDTSRVYVIGMSLGGYGTFDVVGAYPDKVAAAVALCGGGRTKDACNITRTNLWIQHGKRDRAVNYSESVKMYNAIIACNPKANCFLTLYPTLGHGDLAHEFMKDTLYNWLYKFRLQQKSPADTGMADSLKKIIIQDKDTAAIEKKPELNADKKPDNKKPDNKKPDGDKKYYTIKKGDTLYAIALRNKTTVKNLCKLNGIKEDAVLHIGQRILIKE; translated from the coding sequence ATGAAACATATACTTACCATAATACAATTCTTTGCCCTGATATTTTTTGTTCAGTTTGCGGAAGGTCAGAAAACTGAATTTCTTAAAGTACAATCGGAAGCGGCCTATCCGTTCATGCTGTATTTGCCTTCTGACAGTATCATGAAATGCCATCCTCCACTGATTATTTTTCTTCACGGACGCAGTTTATCGGGAACGGATTTAAACATGGTAAAGCGATATGGACCGCTTGATGCCATTGAAAGAGGCAGAACCATCAATGCTGTTGTGGCAGCACCTCAGGTAAAAAAGAGTCAGAGTTGGGAACCGGAAAAAGTAATTACCGTGCTGGATTATTTAAAGCGCAAATACACCATTGATACAAGCAGAGTGTATGTGATAGGTATGAGTCTTGGCGGTTACGGAACCTTCGATGTTGTCGGAGCATATCCTGATAAAGTTGCTGCAGCTGTTGCGTTATGTGGCGGTGGCCGGACAAAGGATGCGTGCAACATTACACGAACAAATCTTTGGATACAGCACGGAAAAAGGGACAGGGCTGTAAACTACAGTGAATCGGTAAAAATGTACAATGCAATCATTGCATGTAATCCGAAGGCCAATTGTTTTCTAACGCTTTACCCGACACTCGGACACGGTGATTTGGCGCATGAATTTATGAAGGATACGTTGTATAACTGGCTGTACAAATTCCGTCTTCAACAAAAAAGCCCTGCTGACACAGGAATGGCAGACAGTCTTAAAAAAATCATCATTCAGGATAAAGATACGGCTGCCATTGAAAAAAAACCTGAGCTAAATGCCGACAAGAAGCCCGACAATAAAAAGCCCGACAACAAAAAACCTGATGGTGATAAAAAATATTATACGATTAAGAAGGGCGATACACTTTATGCCATTGCACTGCGGAATAAAACTACAGTGAAAAATTTGTGTAAGTTAAACGGCATCAAAGAAGACGCTGTGCTGCATATCGGTCAGCGGATATTAATAAAAGAATAG